The following proteins are co-located in the Citrobacter freundii ATCC 8090 = MTCC 1658 = NBRC 12681 genome:
- a CDS encoding GNAT family N-acetyltransferase gives MLETSRLILRQWEAKDRAPFAALNTDSDVMRFFPAPLLRTESDNLAARFQEGITERGWGFWAVELQETHQFVGCVGLHPQPDKFHFSPCTEIGWRLAKSFWHQGLALEAAEACLTFAFEELALTEVVSFTSVLNKPSENLMIRLGMSKAEEFVHPALPPDHRLAQHVLYRLIRSSAV, from the coding sequence ATGCTGGAAACATCGAGACTGATTCTCCGTCAGTGGGAAGCGAAAGACAGAGCGCCATTCGCCGCGTTAAATACCGATTCCGATGTGATGCGTTTTTTTCCGGCTCCATTGCTACGGACGGAAAGCGACAATCTTGCCGCAAGATTCCAGGAAGGCATTACAGAGCGCGGCTGGGGATTTTGGGCCGTTGAACTACAAGAAACACACCAGTTTGTGGGCTGCGTAGGTTTACATCCACAACCTGATAAGTTTCATTTTTCACCCTGTACTGAAATAGGCTGGCGTCTTGCGAAATCATTCTGGCATCAGGGGTTAGCATTGGAAGCTGCCGAAGCCTGCCTGACTTTTGCTTTCGAGGAACTGGCGTTAACTGAGGTGGTTTCTTTTACTTCGGTGCTGAACAAACCGTCTGAGAACCTGATGATACGCCTTGGCATGAGTAAAGCAGAAGAGTTTGTGCATCCCGCGTTGCCGCCAGATCATCGATTAGCACAACATGTTCTGTATCGTCTGATACGCAGCAGCGCCGTTTAA
- a CDS encoding toll/interleukin-1 receptor domain-containing protein produces the protein MARCTAPVRGHSSAAAAAACPACRNRSGYRRSSYSYDSYSSYSSSGSSGGSYGSSGGGSSSGTKPRWSKSGSSVSYTTAQVQSLTPIRQTVEKLVAEKPDLRDVFLCHACDDRQGIAKELHDLLEAAGVKVWFSEKDLALGVPMMRAIDKGLANSRIGLVLVTPALLNRLPKEGVADKELSALLAGNQLVPIVHNTTYEALRNVSPLLASRSGLDTGEDTLAVVATKIAELITV, from the coding sequence ATGGCCAGATGTACGGCTCCTGTACGTGGACATAGCTCAGCAGCAGCCGCTGCTGCCTGTCCAGCCTGTCGCAATCGCAGTGGTTATCGCCGCAGTAGCTACAGTTACGATAGTTATTCGTCCTATTCCTCGTCAGGCAGCTCTGGCGGAAGTTATGGAAGCAGTGGCGGTGGATCCAGCAGCGGTACAAAGCCCCGCTGGTCAAAATCGGGTTCTTCCGTTTCTTACACAACCGCCCAAGTGCAATCTCTCACACCGATTCGCCAAACGGTAGAGAAACTTGTCGCAGAGAAGCCTGATTTGCGTGATGTATTCCTTTGCCACGCTTGTGATGATCGACAAGGCATAGCCAAAGAGCTGCACGATTTACTCGAGGCTGCAGGCGTCAAAGTATGGTTTAGCGAAAAAGATCTTGCTCTTGGCGTTCCTATGATGCGTGCCATCGATAAAGGATTAGCGAATTCTCGAATCGGTTTGGTATTAGTTACTCCAGCGCTGTTAAACCGCCTGCCCAAAGAAGGTGTTGCTGATAAAGAGCTTTCAGCTTTACTGGCCGGGAACCAACTCGTCCCGATCGTTCATAACACAACGTATGAAGCTCTCCGTAATGTCAGCCCCTTGCTCGCATCCCGAAGCGGTCTTGACACGGGAGAAGATACGCTGGCAGTTGTCGCAACAAAAATTGCAGAATTGATTACTGTGTAG
- a CDS encoding ISNCY family transposase yields MSDKELSRINVIQSVVEKRMRRRDAAHQLALTERQTQRLMNRFRESGAAGLTNLRRGRPGNHRLSESLKLRVLSLLHDHYNDFGPTLAAEKLRERHDIKVSVETLRKWMTADGLWVPYSRRRPRVHQPRYRRDCLGELVQIDGSPHDWFEGRAPKCCLLVFIDDATGRLMHLRFGETESAFDYMMATREYLEQHGKPLAFYSDKHGIFRVNNGGSTTTGVTQFGRVLSELGIELICAISPQAKGRVERANQTLQDRLIKEMRLEGISSIEAANAWLDTFIADFNRRFARPAKYPKDLHRPAAESSEELDDIFAWQELRKLSKTLTFRYDKMIYLVEPTEENTRIAGEKITVYDYPDGTLAFKYGYRSLKYQVFDKLECVDQGQIVDNKRLGAVLKLAQSKMDELERDGKRGRSKKMPKRRAQARVQEQLRAINPVLVNPKEFRASLKR; encoded by the coding sequence ATGTCAGATAAAGAACTTAGCCGGATCAACGTCATTCAGTCAGTTGTAGAAAAACGCATGCGCCGTCGTGATGCAGCTCACCAGCTTGCTCTGACCGAACGTCAGACTCAGCGTTTAATGAACCGCTTTCGCGAGTCAGGTGCTGCTGGCCTTACAAACCTTCGACGTGGACGCCCCGGTAATCACAGGCTTTCTGAGTCGCTGAAGCTGCGTGTTCTCTCGTTGCTTCACGATCACTACAACGACTTTGGACCAACTCTGGCCGCGGAAAAATTGCGCGAACGTCACGACATCAAGGTGTCTGTTGAAACGCTCAGAAAATGGATGACGGCTGATGGACTCTGGGTCCCATATTCACGTCGAAGACCCCGCGTTCATCAGCCCAGATACCGACGTGACTGCCTTGGAGAACTTGTTCAGATCGATGGTTCCCCGCATGACTGGTTTGAAGGACGTGCGCCAAAATGCTGCCTGCTCGTTTTTATTGATGACGCGACTGGTCGCCTGATGCATCTCCGCTTTGGTGAGACTGAATCAGCCTTTGATTACATGATGGCCACCCGCGAGTATCTCGAGCAACACGGCAAGCCCCTTGCGTTTTACAGCGACAAGCACGGTATTTTCAGGGTCAATAATGGTGGTTCAACCACAACCGGCGTCACCCAGTTTGGCCGTGTGCTTTCTGAACTGGGGATCGAATTGATTTGTGCCATCAGTCCGCAGGCTAAAGGCCGCGTTGAGCGAGCCAATCAGACACTTCAGGATCGGCTTATCAAGGAGATGCGTCTTGAGGGAATCAGCAGTATTGAAGCAGCCAACGCCTGGCTGGATACCTTCATCGCTGACTTCAATCGTCGCTTCGCACGACCAGCAAAATACCCCAAAGATCTGCACCGACCCGCGGCTGAAAGCAGCGAAGAGCTGGATGACATCTTTGCCTGGCAGGAACTGCGGAAGCTGTCTAAAACGCTGACATTCCGCTATGACAAAATGATATATCTGGTTGAACCTACAGAAGAAAATACTCGTATCGCTGGCGAGAAAATAACAGTCTACGACTATCCAGACGGCACGCTGGCATTCAAATACGGTTACCGTTCACTCAAATATCAGGTGTTCGACAAACTGGAATGTGTCGACCAGGGGCAAATCGTTGATAACAAACGTCTAGGGGCAGTTCTGAAGCTGGCGCAAAGCAAAATGGATGAACTCGAACGCGATGGTAAGCGTGGCCGGAGCAAAAAGATGCCCAAACGACGGGCTCAGGCCAGAGTTCAGGAGCAACTCAGGGCAATTAATCCGGTCCTGGTAAACCCGAAGGAATTCAGGGCCAGTCTGAAACGCTAG
- a CDS encoding winged helix-turn-helix domain-containing protein, which yields MAHVFLLNSTVVFWPERNVLYAKSDETKRITLSNPATRCLLLLIQQQGQVIERDYFFEHVWYINGAQVTNNTFYQNISLLRRAFKELGLNEELIVTVPKVGIRLEPQLEVLEQKIEEPLSDLSVTPSVTPVNTVTKSLRMRSLCWILAGVVCCVIAAIVTWEAQFDPKLSRYVSLGVGEGCHWYVNQDVLKFDLHQQFIKTNTLDCQSYPWVYLTLYPNFPRISALTCRKQFSRWQDNDCVTHYYFAESRHVGT from the coding sequence ATGGCACACGTGTTTTTGCTTAACAGTACCGTTGTATTCTGGCCAGAGCGGAACGTACTCTACGCGAAATCAGATGAGACCAAACGTATAACATTAAGCAATCCGGCAACCCGTTGTTTACTATTATTAATTCAACAACAGGGGCAGGTTATTGAACGTGATTATTTCTTTGAGCATGTCTGGTATATTAACGGTGCGCAGGTCACCAATAATACGTTCTATCAGAATATTTCCTTGCTGCGTCGCGCGTTTAAAGAACTTGGCCTGAATGAAGAACTTATCGTAACCGTACCGAAAGTCGGGATCCGCCTGGAGCCACAACTGGAAGTGCTGGAACAGAAGATTGAAGAACCGCTTAGCGATCTCTCTGTCACGCCATCGGTAACGCCGGTAAATACAGTGACAAAATCACTGCGTATGCGCTCACTGTGCTGGATTCTAGCGGGTGTTGTGTGCTGCGTTATAGCCGCAATAGTGACCTGGGAGGCACAGTTTGATCCCAAACTCAGTCGCTATGTGTCTTTAGGCGTAGGGGAGGGATGCCACTGGTACGTCAATCAGGATGTGCTTAAATTTGATCTGCACCAGCAGTTTATCAAAACAAATACGCTGGATTGTCAAAGTTATCCCTGGGTTTATCTCACGCTGTATCCTAATTTTCCGCGGATCTCCGCATTAACTTGTCGAAAGCAATTTAGCCGCTGGCAGGATAATGATTGTGTGACCCATTATTATTTCGCGGAGTCCAGACATGTGGGGACGTAA
- a CDS encoding molecular chaperone produces the protein MFAFGVQAAVNISTTRVIFNHGETQRSVMLVNDGNYPVVVQSWVDDGTPEKGPSQASSPFIVLPPVLKILPGEQREIKVMTTGAGLANDYESLFWLNVYQVPAELKNIPTGEKVRLTLRNQLKVLWRPKNIGVLTEKSINLLSFHHENGGIYAVNQSSWNISLANVDSGDYSITGIVVSPRSRQVIFKSAPPEMLNNKINFTVINDEGNRWGFSTVVN, from the coding sequence ATGTTTGCATTTGGCGTGCAGGCAGCGGTTAACATCAGTACTACTCGGGTCATCTTCAACCACGGAGAGACTCAACGCTCGGTGATGTTAGTCAACGACGGTAATTATCCCGTGGTGGTTCAAAGTTGGGTAGATGACGGCACGCCAGAGAAAGGGCCATCTCAGGCCAGCTCGCCTTTTATCGTGCTTCCCCCGGTGCTAAAAATTCTCCCCGGTGAACAACGCGAGATAAAGGTGATGACGACTGGGGCGGGGCTTGCCAACGATTATGAGTCGTTATTCTGGCTCAACGTGTACCAGGTTCCAGCGGAGTTGAAAAATATCCCAACTGGTGAAAAAGTGCGCTTAACGTTAAGAAATCAGCTAAAAGTCCTATGGAGACCGAAAAACATAGGCGTGTTGACTGAAAAAAGCATCAATCTTCTGAGTTTTCACCATGAAAACGGGGGGATTTACGCTGTTAATCAGAGTTCCTGGAACATATCTCTGGCTAATGTAGATTCAGGAGACTATTCCATAACTGGAATAGTGGTTTCACCGCGTTCCCGGCAGGTAATTTTTAAGTCAGCACCTCCTGAAATGCTGAATAATAAGATAAACTTTACTGTGATTAACGATGAAGGAAATCGTTGGGGATTTTCAACTGTCGTAAATTAA
- a CDS encoding fimbrial protein, protein MRLFFLVLALFSCQIQAACEYIIYPYKSGSSGAQGTHRLSASTDGIANDWRSGGGNDAWNGLLPGLSKSVDITSNSSFQPAGTILTSSGGIPFTTYAHKGGGYDPEQVFFRCTPDTAGQLYEAWSTNGDDTVAGWYEATDVPGAYLTIMKNVALRLTHDATGSVFTDSWQQRPLENLDLDTNGNFLIKAKNFSTISAELIKTLDTRYYANQAQSATYNSYVNPNAYVVFRGPGTTSWGIKIGQPHRGGNWSGWANDWPSVISLYNNGIFVKRAAMCQVTDFTPVVHLPPISVVQLKQGEYSSAPFQIEFACESTVVSGVATGKSNVAMGLLAPESSVNSAWGFNLITGKTVTWLLDTQYGAPGRARGVGVRVYRAGSPVNFMAVSTVGSGSEGGWMPVIGSNTQQNGSQDGINYYSESFEARLASFGADTLTAGGYQSHVQVLLRIQ, encoded by the coding sequence ATGAGACTATTTTTTCTGGTTCTGGCGCTGTTTTCTTGTCAGATACAGGCCGCCTGTGAATACATTATTTATCCATATAAATCAGGAAGTAGTGGCGCACAAGGTACGCACAGGCTTAGTGCAAGTACGGACGGCATTGCCAATGACTGGCGCTCCGGCGGCGGCAACGATGCCTGGAACGGGCTATTGCCGGGATTGAGTAAGTCTGTCGATATCACCAGTAATAGCAGTTTTCAGCCGGCAGGGACGATCCTGACCTCCAGCGGCGGGATCCCTTTTACCACTTATGCTCATAAAGGCGGCGGTTACGATCCTGAGCAGGTATTTTTCCGTTGTACACCGGACACCGCCGGGCAACTCTATGAAGCCTGGTCAACTAACGGCGATGACACCGTGGCTGGCTGGTATGAAGCAACGGATGTACCTGGCGCGTATCTGACCATCATGAAAAACGTCGCATTACGCTTGACGCACGATGCGACAGGCAGCGTCTTTACCGACAGCTGGCAGCAACGCCCACTGGAAAACCTGGATCTTGATACCAATGGCAACTTCCTGATTAAAGCCAAGAACTTCTCGACGATAAGCGCCGAGTTGATTAAAACGCTGGATACACGCTACTACGCCAACCAGGCGCAGTCTGCTACTTACAATAGTTATGTGAATCCCAATGCTTACGTGGTTTTTCGTGGGCCCGGTACGACTTCGTGGGGTATCAAGATAGGTCAGCCACACCGTGGAGGAAATTGGTCTGGCTGGGCGAATGACTGGCCGTCAGTGATTAGCCTGTACAATAACGGGATCTTCGTCAAACGTGCAGCAATGTGTCAGGTTACCGATTTTACGCCCGTTGTGCATCTGCCGCCAATTTCCGTGGTCCAGCTCAAGCAGGGGGAGTATTCATCAGCGCCCTTCCAGATAGAATTTGCCTGCGAATCAACGGTGGTTTCCGGTGTGGCGACCGGGAAGAGCAATGTCGCAATGGGGCTGCTTGCACCGGAAAGCAGCGTCAACAGCGCCTGGGGTTTTAATTTGATTACTGGTAAAACCGTAACCTGGCTATTAGATACGCAATATGGCGCCCCCGGGCGGGCTCGCGGCGTTGGCGTGCGTGTTTACCGTGCGGGTAGTCCGGTGAATTTTATGGCGGTGTCAACTGTCGGCAGCGGTAGCGAAGGCGGCTGGATGCCAGTCATTGGCAGCAATACGCAGCAAAATGGCAGCCAGGATGGCATCAATTACTACAGCGAAAGCTTCGAAGCTCGTCTGGCAAGTTTTGGTGCAGATACGTTAACGGCGGGGGGCTACCAGTCACATGTACAAGTTTTATTGCGTATTCAGTAG
- a CDS encoding fimbria/pilus outer membrane usher protein produces the protein MSETNPRWWWLFLPAAMPVFASNYTFDETLLLGSGYEKSLAMLNDPDAVVAGRYSVDIWLNGRYVGRDDVLFRQNTAGRTEPCLPAKFWDEQGVTAASEQAQDCFAPEARISGGRWDFDQSLLRLNLSVPQAALKRTPMDYVPPSQWQSGESVLFSNYNLHAYHNKNNGQQSDYGWLGLSSGFNMGSWQFRQQSSANWRRDGDRESQRWDALQTWLQHPVASLESLLTVGESYTSGNLLGSMAFTGVKLETDQRMWPQSRRGYAPEIRGTASTPSRVVVKQNGRTLYETSVPQGPFVLDDLPNTAWDGDLQVEITGADNKKSSYTVPYASVPLSLRPGVWRYGLVAGKTRDYSAADGLFTDFTLERGMTNLLTANGALRIGDDYQALLMGGVLATSMGAFGVDVTGSRARIASQTMSGWRLQTNWSKTFTPIGTHVALAGYRYSTEGYRDYGDVLGERSVSGSNAQWRSDTLRQKNQFTVTVNQTLSSYGNLWLSGSMMDYYSDRGSSTQLQAGYNTTFGRMTLGMSFSRQDTWWRNGDRSQVQKENMATLTLSMPLGIGEREHTLALSASQAQQAGRNAQLALSGALDQDETLNYALSTGWQQGQGESNSVTDWGGSLQKNTAFGTLNGSVSQSQNYQQWSAGVRGALVVHRHGIVAGPWVGDTFALVEAPGAAGARVGGGQGATVNSGGYALVPSLTPYRFNNVTLDASGMNSNAELQESQRRIAPMAGAAVKLRFATLSGYPLLITVKSDVTLPMGAAVTDGRGRVVGMVAQANQVYARVEDEEGLLMLESSDCSLPWKLNQQQRSEPLIALTVACVTKGRS, from the coding sequence ATGTCCGAAACTAATCCACGCTGGTGGTGGCTTTTTTTGCCAGCAGCTATGCCTGTTTTTGCCAGCAATTACACCTTTGACGAAACATTGTTGCTTGGGAGTGGTTACGAAAAAAGCCTGGCAATGCTCAACGATCCGGATGCGGTGGTCGCGGGACGTTATAGCGTGGATATCTGGCTCAATGGACGGTATGTAGGGCGGGATGATGTGTTGTTTCGCCAGAATACAGCAGGGCGTACCGAACCCTGTCTTCCGGCGAAATTCTGGGATGAACAGGGCGTAACAGCAGCGTCGGAACAAGCGCAGGATTGCTTCGCCCCTGAAGCTCGGATCAGCGGTGGACGCTGGGATTTTGACCAGAGCTTATTGCGTCTGAATCTCAGCGTTCCTCAGGCGGCATTAAAACGTACCCCCATGGATTATGTACCGCCGTCGCAGTGGCAAAGCGGCGAGAGCGTGTTGTTCAGTAACTACAATCTGCACGCCTATCACAATAAAAATAACGGTCAGCAAAGTGATTATGGTTGGCTGGGACTGAGCAGCGGCTTCAACATGGGGAGTTGGCAATTTCGCCAACAGTCGTCTGCCAACTGGCGGCGCGATGGCGATCGAGAAAGCCAACGTTGGGATGCGCTGCAAACCTGGCTTCAACACCCTGTCGCATCTCTGGAAAGTTTACTGACGGTAGGCGAAAGCTACACCTCGGGAAATCTGCTTGGCAGCATGGCGTTTACAGGTGTCAAACTGGAAACCGATCAACGAATGTGGCCACAGTCGCGACGCGGCTACGCCCCAGAAATTCGTGGTACGGCATCTACACCTTCACGCGTTGTGGTTAAGCAGAATGGTCGAACGCTTTACGAAACCAGCGTACCACAAGGCCCTTTTGTACTCGATGATTTGCCGAATACAGCCTGGGACGGTGATTTACAAGTTGAAATCACCGGCGCCGATAACAAAAAGAGTAGCTATACCGTGCCATATGCCAGCGTACCTTTATCACTGCGTCCCGGCGTCTGGCGCTACGGTCTGGTGGCAGGTAAGACCCGGGATTACAGCGCGGCCGATGGTCTGTTTACCGATTTCACGCTGGAGCGCGGGATGACGAATCTCCTGACCGCTAATGGCGCTTTGCGGATCGGCGACGACTATCAGGCACTGCTGATGGGAGGCGTTCTGGCAACGTCGATGGGCGCTTTTGGTGTCGATGTTACCGGTTCGCGGGCCCGGATTGCTTCTCAAACCATGAGTGGCTGGCGGCTGCAAACCAACTGGAGCAAAACGTTCACTCCGATAGGAACTCACGTCGCGCTGGCGGGTTATCGCTATTCCACAGAAGGGTATCGTGACTACGGTGACGTTCTGGGTGAGCGAAGCGTCAGCGGAAGCAATGCGCAATGGCGCTCGGATACGCTGCGTCAAAAAAACCAGTTTACCGTTACGGTGAACCAAACGTTGAGCAGCTACGGAAACCTATGGCTGTCGGGATCAATGATGGATTACTACAGTGACCGTGGCAGCAGCACTCAGTTGCAGGCTGGGTATAACACCACCTTTGGACGAATGACGTTAGGTATGTCATTCAGCCGACAGGACACCTGGTGGCGTAACGGCGACCGTTCACAAGTGCAAAAAGAAAACATGGCAACGCTTACCCTCTCAATGCCTTTGGGTATAGGTGAACGTGAGCATACGCTGGCGCTGTCGGCGAGTCAGGCTCAACAGGCTGGGCGCAATGCGCAGTTGGCATTATCTGGTGCGCTTGATCAGGATGAAACCCTTAATTACGCGCTGTCCACTGGCTGGCAACAGGGGCAAGGTGAGTCAAACAGCGTGACCGACTGGGGTGGTTCACTGCAAAAAAATACGGCTTTCGGCACGCTAAACGGCAGCGTCTCACAGTCACAAAACTATCAGCAATGGTCTGCAGGGGTACGCGGGGCGCTCGTTGTACATCGCCATGGCATTGTTGCCGGCCCGTGGGTTGGCGACACATTTGCCCTGGTGGAAGCGCCAGGCGCTGCGGGAGCCAGAGTCGGGGGCGGACAGGGTGCAACCGTCAACAGCGGGGGTTATGCGCTGGTCCCCTCATTGACACCTTATCGCTTTAACAACGTGACTCTCGACGCTAGTGGAATGAACTCCAACGCAGAGCTTCAGGAGAGTCAACGGCGCATTGCGCCAATGGCGGGGGCCGCAGTAAAACTGCGTTTTGCAACGCTCTCTGGCTATCCGTTACTCATCACTGTGAAGAGTGACGTGACGTTACCGATGGGAGCGGCAGTGACCGACGGTCGAGGTCGTGTAGTCGGGATGGTTGCCCAGGCGAACCAGGTATATGCCCGCGTTGAAGACGAAGAGGGACTATTGATGCTGGAAAGCAGTGATTGTTCGTTGCCGTGGAAACTTAACCAACAACAACGTTCAGAACCGTTAATTGCATTAACGGTAGCTTGCGTAACAAAAGGGCGCTCATGA
- a CDS encoding molecular chaperone — translation MKGLAIGLVGMMMCFCVQASIVMTGNRIIYPADSREVSVQLTNRGDVPGVVQVWLDDGDAQSVPQTAAAPFVTTPPVFRMAAHAGQTVRLRYIGKPIAQDRESLWWFNFIQIPPINKDAQNDNQLLVLVRSRVKVLVRPKGLVGSPLEMANTSRVWLQNGKLHLRNNSGFYLALSSLDVSGAGKKQRIQSETIAPWATMSWPAKISQLNDAQMRWINDQGASLSGRVALEKQDNVRN, via the coding sequence ATGAAAGGATTGGCTATTGGTTTAGTTGGAATGATGATGTGCTTCTGCGTGCAGGCAAGCATAGTGATGACCGGCAACCGGATAATCTATCCGGCAGACAGCCGGGAAGTCAGTGTGCAATTAACTAATCGCGGCGACGTCCCTGGTGTCGTTCAGGTTTGGCTTGATGATGGCGATGCACAATCAGTACCACAAACTGCGGCCGCTCCTTTTGTCACTACGCCACCGGTCTTTCGGATGGCGGCCCACGCGGGGCAAACTGTGCGGCTGCGTTACATCGGCAAACCCATTGCACAGGACAGGGAATCGCTATGGTGGTTTAACTTCATTCAGATCCCGCCCATAAATAAGGATGCGCAAAACGATAACCAGCTTCTGGTGCTGGTACGTAGTCGCGTAAAAGTATTGGTAAGACCCAAAGGGCTGGTGGGTTCGCCGCTGGAGATGGCGAACACCAGCCGGGTCTGGCTGCAGAATGGCAAGCTGCATTTACGCAATAACAGTGGTTTCTATCTTGCGCTCTCGTCACTTGACGTCAGCGGTGCGGGAAAAAAACAGCGCATTCAGAGCGAAACGATCGCACCGTGGGCGACAATGTCGTGGCCTGCAAAAATTTCGCAATTGAACGACGCGCAAATGCGCTGGATTAACGATCAGGGAGCCTCATTAAGCGGGCGCGTGGCATTGGAGAAACAGGACAATGTCCGAAACTAA
- a CDS encoding fimbrial protein: protein MKINNPHTSYIFAAGGLALLLAQIAYADSANTITFKGEVTEQTCEVTVNGVNARPVVLLPSVAKSDLAAAASSAGLTTFTLGVTGCTVDSNALDIKTVFVANNITERGNLANTGTAQNVELQLLTDSAGTTPIDLRTGTPVAGITVAAGNTSGEHDFAVQYFSPNGGATAGTVVGTVQYAISYL from the coding sequence ATGAAAATCAATAATCCTCATACCAGTTACATATTTGCAGCTGGTGGCCTTGCGTTATTGTTAGCGCAGATAGCGTATGCTGATTCAGCAAATACCATCACCTTTAAAGGCGAAGTGACCGAACAAACTTGCGAGGTCACGGTTAACGGTGTAAATGCACGGCCGGTAGTATTACTGCCGTCGGTTGCGAAAAGCGATCTCGCAGCAGCAGCATCTTCAGCAGGCCTGACAACATTCACCCTCGGCGTTACTGGTTGTACTGTTGATTCTAATGCGTTGGATATTAAAACCGTCTTCGTTGCAAATAATATAACCGAGCGTGGAAACCTGGCTAATACGGGTACAGCGCAAAATGTTGAATTACAACTGCTGACCGATAGCGCGGGCACTACGCCGATTGATTTGCGTACTGGAACTCCAGTTGCAGGAATCACCGTTGCGGCCGGAAATACGTCCGGTGAGCACGACTTTGCCGTGCAGTATTTTAGCCCGAACGGTGGAGCAACCGCCGGGACAGTTGTCGGCACTGTGCAATACGCTATTTCCTATTTGTAA